A genomic segment from Glycine soja cultivar W05 chromosome 20, ASM419377v2, whole genome shotgun sequence encodes:
- the LOC114403408 gene encoding RNA polymerase II-associated protein 3-like isoform X1 gives MDFHGFLNDLQDWEFSRKDKARPQKENASSSRITGSVGVEKASKGDTISFDNARNSPGQYDLSRINHLHSSFVPEDVPDAASEKDLGNEFFKQKKFKEARDCYSRSIALSPTAVAYANRAMANIKLRRFQEAEDDCTEALNLDDRYIKAYSRRATARKELGKIKESMDDAEFALRLEPNNQEIKKQYADAKSFYEKDILQKASGVLRSTVQGTQKVGKSEEKVNGDSIHPISRSTQKSGLAEVHHHKKDNKRQILVKESLLTEDVDGREIKARSWPQSQGDDGSKGGLSASNSLEQRNHRITKPEMKASVQQLASRAASRAMSEAAKNVTPPTTAYQFEVSWRAFSGDLALQARLLKAISPHELPKIFKNALSSTILIEIIKCLASLFTEDMDLVVSYLEHLTKVPRFDVIVMCLSSTNKDDIRKIWDEVFSGEATPIEYAEILDNLQSKFGLGQ, from the exons ATG GATTTCCATGGATTCCTAAACGACTTGcaggattgggaattttctagAAAGGATAAAGCACGACCACAAAAGGAAAAT GCTTCATCTTCTCGAATTACGGGATCTGTGGGTGTGGAGAAGGCATCAAAAGGAGATACCATTTCTTTTGATAATGCAAGAAATTCTCCAGGACAGTATGATTTATCAAGAATTAATCATTTGCATAGTAGTTTTGTTCCTGAAGATGTTCCTGATGCTGCTTCCGAGAAAGACCTG GGTAACGAGTTTTTCAAGCAGAAAAAGTTTAAGGAAGCTAGAGACTGCTATTCAAGGAGCATTGCCTTATCACCAACAGCTGTAGCATATGCAAATAGGGCAATGGCCAATATCAAGCTCAGAAG ATTCCAAGAGGCTGAGGATGACTGCACAGAGGCCTTAAATCTTGATGATCGTTACATAAAAGCATACTCACGAAGAGCAACAGCTAGAAAAGAACttggaaaaattaaagaatcaatGGACG ATGCTGAATTTGCCTTGAGGTTGGAACCAAACAATCAAGAAATCAAGAAACAGTATGCTGATGCTAAGTCTTTCTATGAGAAA GATATTCTTCAGAAAGCATCAGGGGTTCTGAGAAGCACTGTACAGGGAACTCAAAAAGTGGGAAAGTCAGAGGAAAAAGTTAATGGAGACAGCATCCACCCCATTTCACGTAGTACTCAAAAGTCTGGACTAGCTGAAGTTCATCATCATAAAAAG gataATAAACGGCAAATACTTGTTAAAGAATCACTCTTAACAGAGGATGTTGATGGCAGAGAAATAAAAGCCAGAAGCTGGCCTCAATCACAAGGAGATGATGGTTCTAAGGGAGGTTTGAGTGCAAGCAACAGTTTGGAGCAG agaaATCACAGAATTACCAAGCCAGAAATGAAAGCTTCTGTTCAACAGCTTGCTTCTCGCGCTGCTTCTAGAGCCATGTCTGAAGCTGCCAAAAACGTAACACCTCCAACTACAGCTTATCAGTTTGAGGTCTCCTGGAGAGCATTTTCAGGTGATCTTGCTCTGCAGGCTCGTCTATTAAAG GCTATATCTCCCCATGAATTGCCGAAAATATTCAAAAATGCCTTGTCTTCTACCATACTAATTGAGATCATCAAGTGTCTTGCATCTCTTTTCAC TGAGGACATGGATCTGGTTGTCAGTTATTTGGAGCATTTGACCAAGGTACCAAGATTTGATGTGATTGTAATGTGCCTTTCATCAACAAATAAGGATG ACATACGCAAGATCTGGGATGAAGTGTTCAGCGGTGAGGCAACACCAATAGAGTATGCAGAGATTCTGGACAACCTTCAATCAAAGTTCGGCCTTGGACAGTGA
- the LOC114403408 gene encoding RNA polymerase II-associated protein 3-like isoform X5 translates to MDFHGFLNDLQDWEFSRKDKARPQKENASSSRITGSVGVEKASKGDTISFDNARNSPGQYDLSRINHLHSSFVPEDVPDAASEKDLGNEFFKQKKFKEARDCYSRSIALSPTAVAYANRAMANIKLRRFQEAEDDCTEALNLDDRYIKAYSRRATARKELGKIKESMDDAEFALRLEPNNQEIKKQYADAKSFYEKDILQKASGVLRSTVQGTQKVGKSEEKVNGDSIHPISRSTQKSGLAEVHHHKKDNKRQILVKESLLTEDVDGREIKARSWPQSQGDDGSKGGLSASNSLEQRNHRITKPEMKASVQQLASRAASRAMSEAAKNVTPPTTAYQFEVSWRAFSGDLALQARLLKAISPHELPKIFKNALSSTILIEIIKCLASLFTEDMDLVVSYLEHLTKTYARSGMKCSAVRQHQ, encoded by the exons ATG GATTTCCATGGATTCCTAAACGACTTGcaggattgggaattttctagAAAGGATAAAGCACGACCACAAAAGGAAAAT GCTTCATCTTCTCGAATTACGGGATCTGTGGGTGTGGAGAAGGCATCAAAAGGAGATACCATTTCTTTTGATAATGCAAGAAATTCTCCAGGACAGTATGATTTATCAAGAATTAATCATTTGCATAGTAGTTTTGTTCCTGAAGATGTTCCTGATGCTGCTTCCGAGAAAGACCTG GGTAACGAGTTTTTCAAGCAGAAAAAGTTTAAGGAAGCTAGAGACTGCTATTCAAGGAGCATTGCCTTATCACCAACAGCTGTAGCATATGCAAATAGGGCAATGGCCAATATCAAGCTCAGAAG ATTCCAAGAGGCTGAGGATGACTGCACAGAGGCCTTAAATCTTGATGATCGTTACATAAAAGCATACTCACGAAGAGCAACAGCTAGAAAAGAACttggaaaaattaaagaatcaatGGACG ATGCTGAATTTGCCTTGAGGTTGGAACCAAACAATCAAGAAATCAAGAAACAGTATGCTGATGCTAAGTCTTTCTATGAGAAA GATATTCTTCAGAAAGCATCAGGGGTTCTGAGAAGCACTGTACAGGGAACTCAAAAAGTGGGAAAGTCAGAGGAAAAAGTTAATGGAGACAGCATCCACCCCATTTCACGTAGTACTCAAAAGTCTGGACTAGCTGAAGTTCATCATCATAAAAAG gataATAAACGGCAAATACTTGTTAAAGAATCACTCTTAACAGAGGATGTTGATGGCAGAGAAATAAAAGCCAGAAGCTGGCCTCAATCACAAGGAGATGATGGTTCTAAGGGAGGTTTGAGTGCAAGCAACAGTTTGGAGCAG agaaATCACAGAATTACCAAGCCAGAAATGAAAGCTTCTGTTCAACAGCTTGCTTCTCGCGCTGCTTCTAGAGCCATGTCTGAAGCTGCCAAAAACGTAACACCTCCAACTACAGCTTATCAGTTTGAGGTCTCCTGGAGAGCATTTTCAGGTGATCTTGCTCTGCAGGCTCGTCTATTAAAG GCTATATCTCCCCATGAATTGCCGAAAATATTCAAAAATGCCTTGTCTTCTACCATACTAATTGAGATCATCAAGTGTCTTGCATCTCTTTTCAC TGAGGACATGGATCTGGTTGTCAGTTATTTGGAGCATTTGACCAAG ACATACGCAAGATCTGGGATGAAGTGTTCAGCGGTGAGGCAACACCAATAG
- the LOC114403408 gene encoding RNA polymerase II-associated protein 3-like isoform X4, with protein MDFHGFLNDLQDWEFSRKDKARPQKENASSSRITGSVGVEKASKGDTISFDNARNSPGQYDLSRINHLHSSFVPEDVPDAASEKDLGNEFFKQKKFKEARDCYSRSIALSPTAVAYANRAMANIKLRRFQEAEDDCTEALNLDDRYIKAYSRRATARKELGKIKESMDDAEFALRLEPNNQEIKKQYADAKSFYEKDILQKASGVLRSTVQGTQKVGKSEEKVNGDSIHPISRSTQKSGLAEVHHHKKDNKRQILVKESLLTEDVDGREIKARSWPQSQGDDGSKGGLSASNSLEQRNHRITKPEMKASVQQLASRAASRAMSEAAKNVTPPTTAYQFEVSWRAFSGDLALQARLLKAISPHELPKIFKNALSSTILIEIIKCLASLFTEDMDLVVSYLEHLTKVPRFDVIVMCLSSTNKDGLSI; from the exons ATG GATTTCCATGGATTCCTAAACGACTTGcaggattgggaattttctagAAAGGATAAAGCACGACCACAAAAGGAAAAT GCTTCATCTTCTCGAATTACGGGATCTGTGGGTGTGGAGAAGGCATCAAAAGGAGATACCATTTCTTTTGATAATGCAAGAAATTCTCCAGGACAGTATGATTTATCAAGAATTAATCATTTGCATAGTAGTTTTGTTCCTGAAGATGTTCCTGATGCTGCTTCCGAGAAAGACCTG GGTAACGAGTTTTTCAAGCAGAAAAAGTTTAAGGAAGCTAGAGACTGCTATTCAAGGAGCATTGCCTTATCACCAACAGCTGTAGCATATGCAAATAGGGCAATGGCCAATATCAAGCTCAGAAG ATTCCAAGAGGCTGAGGATGACTGCACAGAGGCCTTAAATCTTGATGATCGTTACATAAAAGCATACTCACGAAGAGCAACAGCTAGAAAAGAACttggaaaaattaaagaatcaatGGACG ATGCTGAATTTGCCTTGAGGTTGGAACCAAACAATCAAGAAATCAAGAAACAGTATGCTGATGCTAAGTCTTTCTATGAGAAA GATATTCTTCAGAAAGCATCAGGGGTTCTGAGAAGCACTGTACAGGGAACTCAAAAAGTGGGAAAGTCAGAGGAAAAAGTTAATGGAGACAGCATCCACCCCATTTCACGTAGTACTCAAAAGTCTGGACTAGCTGAAGTTCATCATCATAAAAAG gataATAAACGGCAAATACTTGTTAAAGAATCACTCTTAACAGAGGATGTTGATGGCAGAGAAATAAAAGCCAGAAGCTGGCCTCAATCACAAGGAGATGATGGTTCTAAGGGAGGTTTGAGTGCAAGCAACAGTTTGGAGCAG agaaATCACAGAATTACCAAGCCAGAAATGAAAGCTTCTGTTCAACAGCTTGCTTCTCGCGCTGCTTCTAGAGCCATGTCTGAAGCTGCCAAAAACGTAACACCTCCAACTACAGCTTATCAGTTTGAGGTCTCCTGGAGAGCATTTTCAGGTGATCTTGCTCTGCAGGCTCGTCTATTAAAG GCTATATCTCCCCATGAATTGCCGAAAATATTCAAAAATGCCTTGTCTTCTACCATACTAATTGAGATCATCAAGTGTCTTGCATCTCTTTTCAC TGAGGACATGGATCTGGTTGTCAGTTATTTGGAGCATTTGACCAAGGTACCAAGATTTGATGTGATTGTAATGTGCCTTTCATCAACAAATAAGGATG GTTTGTCAATCTGA
- the LOC114403408 gene encoding RNA polymerase II-associated protein 3-like isoform X2, which yields MDWEFSRKDKARPQKENASSSRITGSVGVEKASKGDTISFDNARNSPGQYDLSRINHLHSSFVPEDVPDAASEKDLGNEFFKQKKFKEARDCYSRSIALSPTAVAYANRAMANIKLRRFQEAEDDCTEALNLDDRYIKAYSRRATARKELGKIKESMDDAEFALRLEPNNQEIKKQYADAKSFYEKDILQKASGVLRSTVQGTQKVGKSEEKVNGDSIHPISRSTQKSGLAEVHHHKKDNKRQILVKESLLTEDVDGREIKARSWPQSQGDDGSKGGLSASNSLEQRNHRITKPEMKASVQQLASRAASRAMSEAAKNVTPPTTAYQFEVSWRAFSGDLALQARLLKAISPHELPKIFKNALSSTILIEIIKCLASLFTEDMDLVVSYLEHLTKVPRFDVIVMCLSSTNKDDIRKIWDEVFSGEATPIEYAEILDNLQSKFGLGQ from the exons ATG gattgggaattttctagAAAGGATAAAGCACGACCACAAAAGGAAAAT GCTTCATCTTCTCGAATTACGGGATCTGTGGGTGTGGAGAAGGCATCAAAAGGAGATACCATTTCTTTTGATAATGCAAGAAATTCTCCAGGACAGTATGATTTATCAAGAATTAATCATTTGCATAGTAGTTTTGTTCCTGAAGATGTTCCTGATGCTGCTTCCGAGAAAGACCTG GGTAACGAGTTTTTCAAGCAGAAAAAGTTTAAGGAAGCTAGAGACTGCTATTCAAGGAGCATTGCCTTATCACCAACAGCTGTAGCATATGCAAATAGGGCAATGGCCAATATCAAGCTCAGAAG ATTCCAAGAGGCTGAGGATGACTGCACAGAGGCCTTAAATCTTGATGATCGTTACATAAAAGCATACTCACGAAGAGCAACAGCTAGAAAAGAACttggaaaaattaaagaatcaatGGACG ATGCTGAATTTGCCTTGAGGTTGGAACCAAACAATCAAGAAATCAAGAAACAGTATGCTGATGCTAAGTCTTTCTATGAGAAA GATATTCTTCAGAAAGCATCAGGGGTTCTGAGAAGCACTGTACAGGGAACTCAAAAAGTGGGAAAGTCAGAGGAAAAAGTTAATGGAGACAGCATCCACCCCATTTCACGTAGTACTCAAAAGTCTGGACTAGCTGAAGTTCATCATCATAAAAAG gataATAAACGGCAAATACTTGTTAAAGAATCACTCTTAACAGAGGATGTTGATGGCAGAGAAATAAAAGCCAGAAGCTGGCCTCAATCACAAGGAGATGATGGTTCTAAGGGAGGTTTGAGTGCAAGCAACAGTTTGGAGCAG agaaATCACAGAATTACCAAGCCAGAAATGAAAGCTTCTGTTCAACAGCTTGCTTCTCGCGCTGCTTCTAGAGCCATGTCTGAAGCTGCCAAAAACGTAACACCTCCAACTACAGCTTATCAGTTTGAGGTCTCCTGGAGAGCATTTTCAGGTGATCTTGCTCTGCAGGCTCGTCTATTAAAG GCTATATCTCCCCATGAATTGCCGAAAATATTCAAAAATGCCTTGTCTTCTACCATACTAATTGAGATCATCAAGTGTCTTGCATCTCTTTTCAC TGAGGACATGGATCTGGTTGTCAGTTATTTGGAGCATTTGACCAAGGTACCAAGATTTGATGTGATTGTAATGTGCCTTTCATCAACAAATAAGGATG ACATACGCAAGATCTGGGATGAAGTGTTCAGCGGTGAGGCAACACCAATAGAGTATGCAGAGATTCTGGACAACCTTCAATCAAAGTTCGGCCTTGGACAGTGA
- the LOC114403408 gene encoding RNA polymerase II-associated protein 3-like isoform X3 produces MLASSSRITGSVGVEKASKGDTISFDNARNSPGQYDLSRINHLHSSFVPEDVPDAASEKDLGNEFFKQKKFKEARDCYSRSIALSPTAVAYANRAMANIKLRRFQEAEDDCTEALNLDDRYIKAYSRRATARKELGKIKESMDDAEFALRLEPNNQEIKKQYADAKSFYEKDILQKASGVLRSTVQGTQKVGKSEEKVNGDSIHPISRSTQKSGLAEVHHHKKDNKRQILVKESLLTEDVDGREIKARSWPQSQGDDGSKGGLSASNSLEQRNHRITKPEMKASVQQLASRAASRAMSEAAKNVTPPTTAYQFEVSWRAFSGDLALQARLLKAISPHELPKIFKNALSSTILIEIIKCLASLFTEDMDLVVSYLEHLTKVPRFDVIVMCLSSTNKDDIRKIWDEVFSGEATPIEYAEILDNLQSKFGLGQ; encoded by the exons ATGTTG GCTTCATCTTCTCGAATTACGGGATCTGTGGGTGTGGAGAAGGCATCAAAAGGAGATACCATTTCTTTTGATAATGCAAGAAATTCTCCAGGACAGTATGATTTATCAAGAATTAATCATTTGCATAGTAGTTTTGTTCCTGAAGATGTTCCTGATGCTGCTTCCGAGAAAGACCTG GGTAACGAGTTTTTCAAGCAGAAAAAGTTTAAGGAAGCTAGAGACTGCTATTCAAGGAGCATTGCCTTATCACCAACAGCTGTAGCATATGCAAATAGGGCAATGGCCAATATCAAGCTCAGAAG ATTCCAAGAGGCTGAGGATGACTGCACAGAGGCCTTAAATCTTGATGATCGTTACATAAAAGCATACTCACGAAGAGCAACAGCTAGAAAAGAACttggaaaaattaaagaatcaatGGACG ATGCTGAATTTGCCTTGAGGTTGGAACCAAACAATCAAGAAATCAAGAAACAGTATGCTGATGCTAAGTCTTTCTATGAGAAA GATATTCTTCAGAAAGCATCAGGGGTTCTGAGAAGCACTGTACAGGGAACTCAAAAAGTGGGAAAGTCAGAGGAAAAAGTTAATGGAGACAGCATCCACCCCATTTCACGTAGTACTCAAAAGTCTGGACTAGCTGAAGTTCATCATCATAAAAAG gataATAAACGGCAAATACTTGTTAAAGAATCACTCTTAACAGAGGATGTTGATGGCAGAGAAATAAAAGCCAGAAGCTGGCCTCAATCACAAGGAGATGATGGTTCTAAGGGAGGTTTGAGTGCAAGCAACAGTTTGGAGCAG agaaATCACAGAATTACCAAGCCAGAAATGAAAGCTTCTGTTCAACAGCTTGCTTCTCGCGCTGCTTCTAGAGCCATGTCTGAAGCTGCCAAAAACGTAACACCTCCAACTACAGCTTATCAGTTTGAGGTCTCCTGGAGAGCATTTTCAGGTGATCTTGCTCTGCAGGCTCGTCTATTAAAG GCTATATCTCCCCATGAATTGCCGAAAATATTCAAAAATGCCTTGTCTTCTACCATACTAATTGAGATCATCAAGTGTCTTGCATCTCTTTTCAC TGAGGACATGGATCTGGTTGTCAGTTATTTGGAGCATTTGACCAAGGTACCAAGATTTGATGTGATTGTAATGTGCCTTTCATCAACAAATAAGGATG ACATACGCAAGATCTGGGATGAAGTGTTCAGCGGTGAGGCAACACCAATAGAGTATGCAGAGATTCTGGACAACCTTCAATCAAAGTTCGGCCTTGGACAGTGA